In Paraburkholderia caribensis, a single window of DNA contains:
- a CDS encoding RelA/SpoT family protein, whose translation MSTDPSPSATEVDHAAHEHDSDSPSSARKYIDAVLEQSFRHLFGPTATPEQPRRHDVVSIAKLTTALSDYLSPEEIKEVKAAFHFSDEAHLGQYRQSGEPYITHPVAVAETCAAWKLDAQSIMAALLHDVMEDQGVTKTELAERFGPKVAELVDGLSKLDKMEFRSREEAQAENFRKMLLAMARDVRVILVKLADRLHNMRTLGAVPPEKRRRVARETLDIYAPIAHRLGLNNTYRELQDLSFANFNPHRYATLEKAVKAARGNRREVVGKILESVQRAISDAKLDAEVTGREKTIFSIYKKMRDKQLSFSQVLDVYGFRVVVENPLECYTCLGALHALYKPVPGKFKDYIAIPKVNGYQSLHTTLVGPFGAPIEFQVRTRKMHEIAEAGVAAHWLYKNGGADLNDVQKRAHQWLKSLLDIQSEVGDSSEFLEHVKIDLFPDAVYVFTPKSKIMALPRGATALDFAYSIHSDLGNQCVAVKINNELLPLRTELKSGDIVEVITAPYSKPNPAWLGFVRTGKARTAIRHYLKTMRLNESVQLGERLVDQSLKGYGLALSDVTPEVWDKLVLWTGNKNRQEIFADIGLGRRVAAVMAKRIEVLMNGREGHDGDDDHPREHGTSTAPPVVITGTEGMSVQLSACCRPIPGDDIMGYIGIGLGMAIHTTDCRVAQRIHRRDPGRWIDVAWAPQPGRLFDVAVKVLVKNTKGVFARVAADITSADANIVHIAMDEDQSQESTVLRFVIQVSDRVHLANVMRRVRTNLDVMRIARERPSEEGHRHHDGGMRIDRERADY comes from the coding sequence ATGAGCACCGACCCCTCGCCATCCGCCACGGAAGTGGACCACGCTGCCCACGAACACGATAGCGACTCGCCATCGTCTGCACGCAAGTACATCGACGCGGTCCTCGAACAATCGTTTCGTCATCTGTTCGGACCGACCGCCACGCCGGAGCAGCCGCGCCGGCATGACGTCGTCTCCATCGCCAAGCTGACCACTGCGCTTTCGGACTACCTGAGCCCGGAAGAGATCAAAGAGGTCAAGGCGGCCTTCCACTTCAGCGACGAAGCCCACCTCGGGCAATACCGTCAAAGTGGCGAACCCTACATCACGCACCCGGTTGCCGTCGCGGAAACGTGCGCGGCCTGGAAGCTCGACGCGCAGTCGATCATGGCGGCGCTGCTGCACGACGTGATGGAAGACCAGGGCGTGACCAAGACCGAACTCGCGGAGCGGTTCGGCCCGAAGGTCGCGGAACTGGTCGACGGGTTGTCGAAGCTGGACAAGATGGAGTTCCGCAGCCGCGAGGAAGCGCAGGCGGAGAACTTCCGCAAGATGCTGCTCGCGATGGCGCGTGATGTGCGCGTGATCCTCGTTAAGCTCGCGGACCGGCTGCACAACATGCGCACGCTCGGCGCCGTGCCGCCGGAAAAGCGCCGCCGCGTCGCGCGCGAAACGCTCGATATTTATGCGCCCATCGCGCACCGGCTCGGCCTGAACAATACCTATCGCGAGCTGCAGGACCTGAGCTTCGCGAACTTCAATCCGCACCGTTACGCGACGCTCGAAAAAGCGGTGAAGGCTGCGCGCGGCAATCGCCGCGAAGTGGTCGGCAAGATTCTCGAGTCTGTGCAGCGCGCCATCTCGGACGCGAAGCTCGATGCCGAAGTGACGGGCCGCGAGAAAACCATCTTCAGCATCTACAAGAAGATGCGCGACAAGCAGTTGTCGTTCTCTCAGGTGCTGGACGTGTACGGCTTCCGCGTGGTCGTCGAGAACCCGCTCGAGTGCTACACCTGCCTTGGCGCGTTGCATGCGCTCTACAAGCCGGTGCCGGGCAAGTTCAAGGACTACATCGCGATCCCGAAGGTCAACGGCTATCAGTCGCTGCATACCACGCTGGTCGGCCCGTTCGGCGCGCCCATTGAATTCCAGGTGCGCACGCGCAAGATGCACGAGATCGCGGAAGCGGGCGTCGCCGCGCACTGGCTGTACAAGAACGGCGGCGCCGATCTGAACGACGTGCAAAAGCGCGCGCATCAGTGGCTCAAGTCGCTGCTCGACATCCAGAGCGAAGTCGGCGATTCGAGCGAATTCCTCGAACACGTGAAGATCGACCTGTTCCCGGATGCCGTCTACGTGTTTACGCCGAAGTCGAAAATCATGGCGCTGCCGCGCGGCGCCACGGCGCTCGACTTCGCGTATTCGATCCACAGCGACCTGGGCAACCAGTGCGTCGCCGTGAAGATCAACAATGAACTGCTGCCGCTGCGCACCGAGTTGAAGAGCGGCGATATCGTCGAAGTGATCACGGCGCCGTATTCGAAGCCAAACCCTGCGTGGCTCGGCTTCGTGCGCACCGGCAAGGCGCGCACCGCGATTCGCCACTATCTGAAGACGATGCGCCTGAACGAGTCGGTGCAGTTGGGCGAACGTCTAGTCGATCAGTCGCTCAAGGGCTATGGCCTCGCGCTCTCCGACGTCACGCCGGAAGTGTGGGACAAGCTCGTGCTGTGGACGGGCAACAAAAACCGTCAGGAAATCTTCGCGGATATCGGTCTGGGCAGGCGTGTGGCGGCTGTGATGGCCAAGCGGATCGAAGTGCTGATGAACGGTCGCGAGGGCCACGACGGCGACGACGATCACCCGCGCGAACATGGCACGTCGACTGCGCCGCCCGTGGTCATCACGGGCACGGAAGGCATGTCGGTGCAGTTGTCGGCCTGCTGCCGCCCGATTCCCGGCGACGACATCATGGGCTACATCGGCATCGGCCTCGGCATGGCCATCCACACCACCGATTGCCGCGTCGCGCAGCGCATTCACCGGCGCGACCCGGGCCGCTGGATCGACGTCGCATGGGCGCCGCAGCCCGGCCGCCTGTTCGATGTCGCGGTCAAGGTGCTGGTCAAGAATACGAAGGGCGTGTTCGCACGCGTTGCCGCGGATATCACGTCCGCCGACGCGAACATCGTTCACATTGCGATGGATGAAGATCAGTCGCAGGAATCGACGGTGTTGCGCTTCGTCATCCAGGTCAGCGACCGTGTGCATCTGGCCAACGTGATGCGCCGCGTGCGGACCAATCTCGACGTGATGCGCATCGCGCGCGAACGGCCGAGCGAAGAAGGGCATCGTCATCACGACGGCGGCATGCGGATCGACCGCGAGCGCGCCGATTACTGA
- a CDS encoding phage protein NinX family protein produces the protein MNVADLSDLALDYWVARSLHDFVREIYFTDSGRVVSIRGNDRGRPWDGRFTPSTSWEAAAVVLERAQRLEVRDRTRDGAAHCVADFEGGHRTVSAHGESLRIALLRAFVLSQFGDTVDDVLRQPQSLFGPRATPIGEQTSPLGIENELPKPDGEIGDIKSAPR, from the coding sequence ATGAACGTAGCTGATCTCTCCGATCTGGCGCTCGACTACTGGGTCGCCCGCAGCCTGCACGACTTCGTGCGCGAAATCTACTTTACCGACAGCGGGCGCGTCGTCTCGATTCGCGGCAACGATCGTGGCCGCCCGTGGGATGGGCGCTTTACGCCGTCGACATCATGGGAGGCGGCGGCCGTCGTGCTCGAGCGCGCGCAGCGGCTCGAAGTGCGCGATCGCACGCGCGACGGCGCTGCACATTGCGTCGCGGACTTCGAGGGTGGCCACCGCACGGTGTCCGCGCATGGCGAATCGTTGCGGATCGCGCTTCTGAGGGCGTTTGTCCTCAGCCAGTTCGGCGATACCGTCGACGACGTTCTCCGCCAGCCGCAGTCGCTGTTTGGCCCACGGGCGACGCCGATCGGCGAGCAGACGTCGCCGCTGGGCATCGAGAACGAACTGCCGAAACCGGATGGTGAGATTGGCGATATCAAGTCGGCGCCGCGCTGA
- the greB gene encoding transcription elongation factor GreB — MNKAFVKESTDENDDDLEAAQPDMPAGAKNYITPAGYRRLRDELLHLIDEARPEVVKLVSWAASNGDRSENGDYIYGKRRLREIDRRIRFLTKRIDLAEVVNSSRQENTDQVFFGATVEYATEDGETHKVRIVGIDEVNLDEGHVSWISPIARALLKAKVGDQVILHTPAGPQPIDVLDVAYPTREEEEA; from the coding sequence ATGAATAAAGCCTTTGTCAAAGAATCAACTGACGAGAACGACGACGATCTCGAAGCCGCGCAACCCGACATGCCGGCGGGCGCGAAGAACTACATCACGCCCGCCGGCTATCGGCGTCTGCGCGACGAGTTGCTGCACCTGATCGACGAGGCGCGGCCGGAAGTCGTGAAGCTGGTGTCGTGGGCGGCGTCGAACGGCGACCGCTCGGAGAACGGCGATTACATCTACGGCAAGCGGAGGCTGCGCGAGATCGACCGGCGTATCCGCTTTCTCACCAAGCGCATCGATCTCGCTGAAGTGGTGAACAGCAGCCGGCAGGAAAACACCGATCAGGTGTTTTTCGGCGCGACTGTCGAATACGCGACGGAAGACGGCGAGACGCATAAGGTGAGGATCGTAGGCATCGACGAGGTGAATCTGGATGAAGGCCACGTGAGCTGGATTTCGCCCATTGCGCGTGCGCTGCTGAAGGCGAAGGTCGGCGATCAGGTGATATTGCATACGCCTGCCGGGCCGCAGCCGATCGACGTGCTCGACGTGGCGTATCCGACGCGTGAGGAAGAGGAGGCCTGA
- a CDS encoding porin: MKKTLMVAALSGVFATAAHAQSSVTLYGLIDAGITYTNNQHGHSNWQMTSGSVNGSRFGLRGAEDLGGGLKAIFTLENGFGINDGTMKQGSRLFGRQAFVGLASDQFGAVTLGRQYDSMVDYVGPLSLTGTQYGGTQFAHPFDNDNLNNSFRVNNSVKYQSANYAGFKFGALYGFSNQADGFANNRAYSAGASYSFAGFNLAAAYLQLNSNGAASGAAFNSGGAVSSDNTFFAGRQQTWGAGANYTFGPATAGLVYTQTNLSSLNGIGQGASGVSGGVGLNGSSAHFQNFEANARYALTPALSIAGSYTYTRASLEGQRPHWNQFNLQTAYALSKRTDVYLQGEYQQVSENGLGINANINGLGASSGNEKQVAVTAGLRHRF; the protein is encoded by the coding sequence ATGAAAAAGACTCTCATGGTCGCCGCCCTGTCGGGCGTATTTGCAACGGCAGCGCACGCACAGAGCAGCGTCACGCTGTACGGCCTGATCGACGCCGGTATCACCTACACGAACAACCAGCACGGCCACAGCAACTGGCAAATGACGAGCGGCTCGGTGAACGGCAGCCGTTTCGGCCTGCGCGGCGCTGAAGACCTCGGTGGCGGCCTGAAGGCGATCTTCACGTTGGAAAACGGCTTCGGCATCAATGACGGCACGATGAAGCAAGGCAGCCGTCTGTTCGGCCGTCAGGCATTCGTTGGCCTGGCAAGCGACCAGTTCGGCGCTGTGACCCTCGGCCGTCAATACGACAGCATGGTCGACTACGTTGGTCCGCTGTCGCTGACGGGCACGCAATACGGTGGCACGCAATTCGCACACCCGTTCGACAACGACAACCTGAACAACTCGTTCCGCGTCAACAACTCGGTCAAGTACCAGAGCGCGAACTACGCGGGCTTCAAGTTCGGCGCGTTGTACGGCTTCTCGAACCAGGCTGACGGCTTCGCGAACAACCGCGCATACAGCGCTGGCGCGTCGTACAGCTTCGCAGGCTTCAACCTCGCTGCTGCTTACCTGCAACTGAACAGCAACGGCGCAGCAAGCGGCGCGGCGTTCAACTCGGGTGGCGCAGTGTCGAGCGACAACACGTTCTTCGCTGGCCGCCAGCAAACGTGGGGTGCAGGCGCAAACTACACGTTCGGCCCGGCAACGGCTGGCCTCGTGTACACGCAAACGAACCTGTCGAGCCTGAACGGCATCGGCCAGGGCGCATCGGGCGTGTCGGGTGGTGTCGGCCTGAACGGCTCGAGCGCTCACTTCCAGAACTTCGAAGCGAACGCACGTTACGCGCTGACGCCGGCTCTGAGCATCGCTGGCTCGTACACGTACACGCGTGCAAGCCTGGAAGGCCAGCGTCCGCACTGGAACCAGTTCAACCTGCAAACGGCATACGCGCTGTCGAAGCGCACCGACGTGTACCTGCAAGGCGAATATCAGCAAGTCAGCGAAAACGGCTTGGGCATCAATGCCAACATCAACGGTCTGGGCGCGAGCTCGGGCAACGAGAAGCAAGTTGCTGTGACGGCTGGTCTGCGTCACCGCTTCTAA
- a CDS encoding cold-shock protein, whose protein sequence is METGIVKWFNDAKGFGFITSDAGGEDLFAHFSEIRADGFKSLKENQRVSFEVKAGPKGKQAANIQPL, encoded by the coding sequence ATGGAAACTGGTATCGTCAAATGGTTCAACGATGCTAAGGGCTTCGGCTTCATCACGTCCGATGCGGGCGGCGAGGACCTCTTCGCGCATTTCTCGGAAATCCGTGCAGACGGCTTCAAGTCGCTGAAGGAGAACCAGCGCGTGTCGTTCGAGGTGAAGGCTGGGCCCAAGGGCAAGCAGGCTGCGAACATCCAGCCGCTGTAA
- a CDS encoding exonuclease domain-containing protein, protein MSELLLSDPALDVPIVFVDLETTGGSVGAHRITEIGVVELGPDGASTWTTLVDPGQPIPPFIQQLTGITDAMVRGAPTFESIAADLFARLDGKLFIAHNANFDRGFLRSEFQHAGYAFNPDMLCTVRLSRALFPAEKRHGLDALVERHALVPSDRHRALADADLLWQFWQRLHGLVPVDVLRAQIDKTMRRFRLAGDITEDLLDTAPAGCGVYAFFDENDAPLYVGRSVRVRQRLRAHLTGERRSSKELKLAQQVRRVEWRGTGGEIGALLAEAQMIAALRPPHNRVPRVSRADPADAPWPYDGAIAFEERDAADGARVFHVVDKWRYLGHAPSLAEASTLLAASVVGAFELSTWRVLQSHLARGLSVLPLSRQAAETVASVIPAAAPADAA, encoded by the coding sequence ATGTCTGAATTGCTTCTGTCTGATCCGGCCCTCGATGTGCCGATCGTTTTTGTCGACCTGGAAACGACGGGTGGTTCCGTCGGCGCTCATCGGATCACCGAAATCGGCGTTGTCGAACTGGGGCCGGATGGCGCATCCACCTGGACCACGCTCGTCGATCCTGGCCAGCCAATCCCGCCTTTCATCCAGCAGCTGACGGGCATCACCGACGCGATGGTGCGCGGCGCGCCCACCTTCGAATCCATCGCTGCCGATCTTTTCGCGCGACTCGACGGCAAGCTCTTCATCGCGCACAACGCGAATTTCGACCGAGGCTTTTTGCGCAGCGAGTTCCAGCACGCGGGCTACGCGTTCAATCCCGACATGTTGTGCACCGTACGTCTGTCGCGCGCGCTTTTTCCCGCCGAAAAGCGTCACGGCCTCGATGCGCTCGTGGAACGGCATGCGCTTGTGCCGTCGGACCGGCACCGCGCGCTTGCCGACGCCGATCTGCTCTGGCAGTTCTGGCAGCGGCTGCACGGCCTCGTTCCCGTCGACGTGCTGCGCGCGCAAATCGATAAGACCATGCGCCGGTTCCGGCTCGCGGGCGACATCACGGAAGATCTGCTCGATACCGCGCCCGCCGGTTGCGGCGTCTACGCGTTCTTTGACGAGAACGACGCGCCGCTCTACGTCGGACGAAGTGTGCGCGTGCGCCAGCGTCTGCGTGCCCATCTGACGGGCGAGCGCCGTTCGTCGAAAGAATTGAAGCTCGCGCAGCAGGTGCGCCGCGTCGAGTGGCGTGGCACGGGCGGGGAAATCGGCGCGCTGCTTGCCGAAGCGCAAATGATCGCGGCGCTCCGCCCGCCGCATAACCGCGTGCCGCGCGTGAGCCGCGCCGATCCCGCCGACGCCCCCTGGCCTTACGACGGTGCGATCGCGTTCGAGGAGCGCGATGCGGCTGATGGCGCGCGCGTGTTCCATGTGGTGGATAAATGGCGCTACCTCGGACACGCGCCCTCGCTGGCCGAGGCATCGACGCTGCTCGCCGCGAGCGTCGTTGGCGCGTTCGAGCTGTCGACGTGGCGCGTTTTGCAGTCGCATCTCGCGCGCGGGCTGAGTGTGTTGCCGCTCAGCCGTCAGGCCGCGGAGACCGTTGCAAGCGTGATCCCCGCAGCGGCGCCCGCCGACGCAGCCTAG
- a CDS encoding chorismate mutase, whose protein sequence is MTRPNFTGALGAILFASALAFTPGAARADGDDTALTNLIALASQRLALAEPVARYKWAHHQPITDTPREQALLADVEKRAARAGVDPAFAHEFFQDQIDASKEVQNALFDTWRASRPPEGAAPDLATSLRPQLDKLTQSLITALARVQTLRAQDDCPTRVARGIDNWKSLTRYDNTRNAALTRALGHVCESGGVGATG, encoded by the coding sequence ATGACCCGTCCGAATTTCACCGGTGCGCTTGGCGCGATCCTGTTTGCTTCCGCCCTCGCCTTCACGCCGGGAGCCGCCCGCGCCGACGGCGACGACACCGCGCTGACGAATCTGATTGCACTGGCGTCGCAGCGCCTGGCGCTGGCCGAGCCTGTCGCGCGTTACAAGTGGGCGCATCATCAGCCGATCACCGATACGCCGCGCGAACAGGCCTTGCTCGCCGACGTCGAAAAGCGTGCAGCACGCGCGGGCGTAGACCCGGCGTTTGCGCATGAATTCTTCCAGGATCAGATCGATGCGAGCAAGGAAGTGCAGAACGCACTCTTCGACACGTGGCGCGCCAGCCGCCCGCCCGAAGGCGCGGCGCCGGATCTCGCGACGAGCCTCAGGCCGCAGCTGGACAAGTTGACGCAGTCGTTGATCACCGCGCTGGCGCGCGTTCAGACGCTGCGCGCGCAGGACGATTGCCCGACGCGCGTCGCGCGCGGCATCGACAACTGGAAGTCGCTCACCCGCTACGACAACACGCGCAACGCCGCGCTGACGCGCGCGCTCGGGCACGTGTGCGAATCGGGCGGCGTGGGAGCGACGGGCTAG
- a CDS encoding DUF2946 domain-containing protein produces the protein MTRSTRWISLVWLALVLNVLSPVIGYARAPGAQGPLSVELCHAAGAQNVVIDLDGSHDDTSKTHLVVPHCVYCPGFAANFALGGSVPFVVPSARTLAYSQAIEPEAVFVRRSVRVAQPRAPPLSRRSEAVSASPFARL, from the coding sequence ATGACACGTTCGACACGCTGGATCAGTCTCGTATGGCTGGCGCTGGTACTCAATGTACTGTCGCCTGTCATCGGCTATGCGCGTGCTCCGGGTGCGCAAGGCCCGCTGTCTGTCGAGCTCTGTCACGCAGCCGGTGCGCAGAACGTCGTCATCGATCTCGATGGTTCGCACGACGACACGTCGAAGACGCACCTCGTCGTTCCCCACTGTGTCTACTGTCCGGGCTTTGCCGCCAACTTCGCGCTGGGCGGCAGCGTCCCGTTCGTCGTCCCTTCCGCACGCACGCTTGCTTACTCGCAAGCCATCGAGCCCGAAGCCGTCTTTGTGCGCCGCAGCGTGCGCGTCGCACAACCTCGCGCCCCACCCCTGTCCCGTCGATCTGAAGCTGTCTCAGCCAGCCCGTTTGCCCGCCTCTGA
- a CDS encoding TonB-dependent receptor codes for MRIVYAALSARTRLSLACAAVFAVQPAWADESTTDRAIIGRPASDTSVSHPSVTNNSANSLTGPVSTLQAVSVTAARAAPAFAPGTPGVVETVTREQIDARNIVNTEDALKYAPNVMVRKRFTGDRNAVFAGRDFNELQSARGLVYADGLLLSNLLGSSYAYPPRWSLIAPDDIGQVEVLYGPFSALYPGNSIGSTVQITTRKPEKLEASLDTQLFTQHYDDAYGFSKSFGGNHQTAHIADRVGRFWYSLTLDRLENNSQPMQYASPSSTYNAKLGAPVAVTGAATDIGPNGQPRVIVGAQTMERTEQINESVRMGYAITDHVDATLTLGHWENHYKDRSDTFLTDAAGNPVYGGNVTIGGKNYTISPTAFSPANGDQENWLYALGLNGRLDSGWKLSGIVSAYDVSRDTLRSSTTAPPAAYGGGPGTIFYGDGTGWRTFDLKAESPLYAGHALTVGYHFDNYFLRNETYNTPDWLNGSPSTLASTYRGDTRTQALYGQDAWRFAPGWLATLGLRYERWVAYDGALGNGSSTFGYADRSANALSPKASVQWQATQDWLFRLSFATGTRFPSVAELFQGTISNNAIVNNNPGLKPEKAIDWDFTAERDVGVGVVRASVFQSDLRDSIYSQTTVSGSTTVTNISNVDRVRVRGVELAFSGQNVLLHGLDLDANVTATHSKILADAANPSYVGKRFPRIPVVRANLLANYHFTQQWQGSVGLRYSGRQYNTLDNSDINPDVYGGTSSFFVIDLKARYQVGKHWLASVGIDNVTDRRYYVFHPYPGRTFYGELKWML; via the coding sequence ATGCGCATCGTTTACGCTGCGCTGTCCGCACGCACGCGACTATCGCTTGCGTGCGCGGCAGTGTTCGCCGTTCAACCCGCCTGGGCCGACGAAAGTACGACCGATCGTGCCATCATCGGCCGCCCGGCGTCCGATACTTCGGTCTCCCATCCTTCTGTAACGAACAACTCCGCCAATTCGTTGACGGGACCCGTGAGCACATTGCAGGCCGTCAGCGTGACAGCCGCGCGCGCCGCGCCCGCATTCGCGCCCGGCACGCCCGGCGTCGTGGAGACCGTCACGCGTGAGCAGATCGACGCGCGCAACATCGTCAACACGGAAGACGCGCTCAAGTACGCGCCGAACGTGATGGTGCGCAAGCGCTTCACGGGTGACCGCAACGCGGTCTTCGCCGGCCGCGATTTCAACGAGTTGCAGAGCGCGCGCGGCCTCGTCTATGCCGACGGACTGCTGCTATCGAACCTGCTGGGTTCGAGCTACGCGTATCCGCCGCGCTGGTCGCTGATCGCGCCTGACGACATCGGGCAGGTCGAAGTGCTGTACGGCCCGTTCTCGGCGCTATATCCGGGCAACTCGATCGGCTCGACGGTGCAGATCACCACGCGCAAGCCGGAGAAGCTCGAGGCGTCGCTGGATACTCAGCTTTTCACGCAGCATTACGACGACGCGTACGGCTTCTCGAAGAGCTTCGGCGGCAATCATCAGACGGCGCATATCGCCGACCGCGTCGGCCGCTTCTGGTATTCCCTGACGCTCGACCGTCTCGAGAACAACAGCCAGCCGATGCAGTACGCGAGCCCGAGCAGCACGTACAACGCGAAGCTCGGCGCGCCCGTCGCGGTGACGGGCGCGGCCACCGACATCGGCCCGAACGGTCAGCCGCGCGTGATCGTCGGTGCCCAGACGATGGAGCGCACCGAGCAGATCAACGAAAGCGTGCGCATGGGCTACGCGATCACCGACCACGTCGACGCGACGCTCACGCTCGGGCACTGGGAAAACCACTATAAGGATCGGTCGGATACGTTCCTGACGGATGCCGCGGGCAACCCCGTCTATGGGGGCAACGTGACCATCGGCGGGAAGAACTACACGATCTCGCCGACCGCGTTCTCGCCCGCCAACGGCGATCAGGAGAACTGGCTCTACGCGCTCGGCCTGAACGGACGGCTCGATTCTGGCTGGAAGCTCTCGGGCATCGTGTCCGCGTACGACGTGTCGCGCGATACGCTGCGTTCGTCGACGACCGCGCCGCCCGCCGCATACGGCGGCGGCCCCGGCACGATCTTCTACGGCGACGGCACCGGCTGGCGCACCTTCGACCTGAAAGCGGAGTCGCCCTTGTATGCGGGCCATGCGCTGACGGTCGGCTATCACTTCGACAACTACTTCTTGCGCAACGAGACGTACAACACGCCCGACTGGCTGAACGGCTCGCCGTCGACGCTCGCCAGCACCTATCGCGGCGACACGCGCACCCAGGCGCTGTACGGCCAGGACGCATGGCGTTTCGCGCCCGGCTGGCTCGCGACGCTCGGCCTGCGCTACGAGCGCTGGGTCGCGTACGACGGCGCGCTCGGCAACGGCTCATCGACCTTCGGCTACGCGGACCGCAGCGCGAACGCGCTGTCGCCGAAAGCGTCGGTGCAATGGCAGGCGACGCAAGACTGGCTGTTCCGTCTGTCGTTTGCGACGGGCACGCGCTTTCCGAGCGTCGCCGAGTTGTTCCAGGGGACGATCTCGAACAACGCGATCGTCAATAACAATCCTGGGCTGAAGCCGGAGAAGGCGATCGACTGGGACTTCACGGCGGAACGCGATGTCGGCGTGGGTGTGGTGCGGGCGAGCGTGTTCCAGAGCGACCTGCGCGACTCGATCTATAGCCAGACGACCGTCAGCGGTTCGACCACGGTCACGAACATCTCGAACGTCGACCGCGTGCGCGTGCGCGGCGTCGAACTCGCTTTTTCCGGACAAAACGTGCTGCTGCACGGGCTCGATCTCGACGCGAACGTGACGGCGACCCACTCGAAGATTCTCGCCGACGCCGCGAACCCGTCGTATGTCGGCAAGCGTTTCCCGCGCATTCCCGTGGTGCGGGCCAACCTGCTTGCGAACTACCACTTCACGCAGCAGTGGCAGGGCAGCGTGGGACTGCGCTACTCCGGCCGCCAGTACAACACGCTCGACAACAGCGACATCAATCCCGACGTCTACGGCGGCACCAGTTCGTTCTTCGTGATCGATCTGAAGGCGCGCTATCAGGTCGGCAAGCACTGGCTCGCGTCGGTTGGCATCGACAACGTCACGGACCGCCGCTACTACGTCTTTCACCCGTATCCGGGCCGCACCTTCTACGGAGAACTCAAATGGATGCTTTAA
- a CDS encoding sialidase family protein, with protein MAHDASGEAHAAHGVQMETAGSKGSKGGKDGMGGMNMNAAAARPAKTPLATGAAFDAKHRLWVAWVEGEHVVVAHSDDRGRTLSPPVTVNAMPEPIYTSAENRPKIAASPDAKTIYVTWSMPLDAPYTGMVRFSRSTDGGATWSVPATVHGDRQPITHRFDSLIVDGQGRIFVSWIDKRDLTLAKQAGKPYDGAAVYFAVSTDGGQTFQPERKVADHTCECCRIALALDSEGRVQAMWRNVFEGQIRDHALAVLPADAQQPVVPIRATFSGWHMEACPDHGPALAITPDGVRHMAWFSVVNGRADVYYSRLSADGKPLGEPWAFGDTGKPDGQASHAALIARGKTLWLAWKDFDGDTMRLMLRRSDDEGAHWSAARTLAQTAGGSDNPQLLDDAGRVYLSWRTQNDGYMLVPVEEAK; from the coding sequence ATGGCGCACGACGCATCGGGCGAAGCACACGCCGCGCACGGCGTGCAGATGGAGACGGCGGGCAGTAAGGGCAGTAAGGGCGGTAAGGACGGCATGGGCGGCATGAACATGAATGCCGCCGCGGCCAGGCCCGCGAAAACGCCGCTCGCGACGGGCGCCGCGTTCGACGCGAAGCATCGCCTGTGGGTTGCGTGGGTGGAGGGAGAACACGTCGTCGTCGCGCATTCGGACGATCGGGGCCGCACGCTGTCGCCGCCCGTCACGGTCAACGCGATGCCGGAGCCGATCTACACGAGCGCCGAGAATCGTCCGAAGATCGCCGCGAGCCCCGACGCGAAGACGATCTACGTGACCTGGTCGATGCCGCTCGACGCGCCGTACACAGGCATGGTCCGCTTCTCGCGCTCGACGGACGGCGGCGCGACGTGGAGCGTGCCTGCCACCGTGCACGGCGACCGGCAGCCGATCACGCATCGCTTCGATTCGCTGATCGTCGACGGGCAAGGGCGCATCTTCGTCTCGTGGATCGACAAGCGTGATCTGACGCTGGCGAAACAGGCCGGCAAGCCGTACGACGGCGCGGCTGTCTACTTCGCGGTATCGACGGACGGCGGGCAGACGTTCCAGCCCGAACGCAAGGTCGCCGACCACACGTGCGAGTGCTGCCGCATCGCGCTCGCGCTCGACAGCGAAGGCCGCGTGCAGGCCATGTGGCGCAACGTGTTCGAAGGCCAGATCCGCGATCACGCACTCGCCGTGCTGCCCGCCGACGCGCAGCAGCCCGTCGTGCCGATCCGCGCGACGTTCTCCGGATGGCATATGGAAGCCTGCCCCGATCACGGCCCCGCGCTCGCGATCACGCCGGACGGCGTGCGCCATATGGCGTGGTTCAGCGTCGTCAATGGACGCGCCGATGTCTACTATTCGCGCCTTTCCGCCGACGGCAAGCCGCTCGGAGAGCCGTGGGCGTTCGGCGACACGGGCAAGCCCGACGGGCAGGCGTCGCACGCGGCGTTGATCGCCCGAGGCAAGACGCTGTGGCTCGCGTGGAAGGATTTCGACGGCGACACGATGCGCCTGATGCTGCGCCGCTCCGACGACGAAGGCGCGCACTGGAGCGCGGCGCGCACGCTCGCGCAGACGGCGGGCGGCAGCGACAACCCGCAGTTGCTCGACGACGCCGGCCGCGTCTATCTGTCGTGGCGCACGCAGAACGACGGCTACATGCTCGTGCCCGTCGAGGAGGCCAAGTAA